The DNA window ACATCTGCATAGCTATATTGGGAGTGATTGATTATAAATCGCCCATTGACTACAAACAACTCTATGCCCAGGCCGTTGAGGCTCTTCGTAACGACGAACGCTACTGGTTTACTCACGAAGAAGAGGCGTACATCACCAAGAGCAATCGCCGCTTTCAGCAAGTGATGCCCGAAGAGGAAGTTGCCGACATCTATTTCCGTTCTCCGGTAGGCGATGAACCAGCCGAAGAACTGACTTGTGGTGAGATACTGAAACGCATGCAGCAAAGAGATCCCGGATTTAAATATACCCGTAGTGCCGCCATGTCTTTAGGACGAACATTGAAGAATAAATTCGAGAGTCGCCTTGCACACCGTGGATTAGTGTATCGCGTAGTAGAGATTAAATAAGCGATAAAGTGCTAGACTGCTAGATTACCGCTAGACTTCTTTTTGAAAGTCTAGCGGTATTATTGTGTTTATTTATAGTGAGTTATGTGGTTGGTGCTAGATTGCTAGACTTTTTTGTGATTTTTGTTTTTATGAATAAATATTTATTTATTCTGTTTTTCTTATTAGTGTTCTACAGAATAAAATGATCAGAAAAAATATTTAACTATCTAAATAGTTTATACGAATAAATAATAAAATACTATGATTTACGGTTACATTAGAGTAAGCAGCGACAAACAGACGGTAGAAAACCAGCGATTTGAGATTAACAACTTTTGTGAACACAACAAATTAAAGATTGATGGTTGGATAGAAGAAACCATAAGTGGAACTAAAGCGTATAAAAAACGTGAATTGGGCAAATTACTCAACAAGGTGCAGAAGGATGATCTTATCATCTGTGCTGAATTGTCACGCCTTGGGCGTAATCTTTTTATGATTATGGAAATTCTCAATATCTGCATGACTAATGAGTGCAGGGTGTGGACTATTAAAGATAATTACCGACTTGGCGATGATATACAAAGTAAAGTTTTAGCTTTTGCTTTTGGATTGTCTGCTGAGATTGAGAGAAATCTTATTAGTCAGCGTACAAAAGAAGCCTTAGCTCGTAAGAAATATGAAGGAGTTGTGTTAGGTAGAGTAAAAGGCAGCAAAAATAGTAAGAACAAATTGACTGGCAAAGAGGATAAAATTGAGCGATGGCTCCACAAAGGTTTTTCCAAAGCTAAAATTGCTCGTCGGCTACATGTCGATCCATCAACAATATTCCGATACTTGAAACAACGGAATACAATTAATGCAAATAATTGACCGTCAGGTTGCAATGGCTTTGATATTGTGATTGGAAATCCTCCATATGTAGAAGCAAAAAAATTGAAATACATAGCAAGTACCTTAAAACAACGATATAATATCTATTCGGGGACCGCTGATTTAAGCATTTATTTTCTTGAATTGGCATTTAATCTATTGTCATTGAAAGGGCTAGTGTATTACATAACAACAAATAAATTTTTCAATACACAATATGGCCAAAAGGTACGCCAACTACTTTCTATAAAACAGATCCATACAATCTTAAATTTTGAACAAGTAGAAGTGTTTGAAGACATTTTAGTATCTAGCGTTATTCTTGGAGTGCAGAATATTCAGACCATGCTTGATAATATGTTAACATATGAACGTTTTTATAAATTAAAATATTCTGAATTTAAGGTGGATTTTTCATCAAGGCTCAATAACTTAGGCTGTTACCCGCAAAAATATTTAGATTCCGAAGAATGGTCTTTTGCTGATATATCCGGTTTGCTTTTGCGCAATCATATCAGAAAAGATTCTCAACTATTATCGAATATTGAAGGAATTGAAATATATCGAGGTGTAACAACTGGTTATAATCCTGCATTTATAATCTCTAATAATCAGAAAGACGAACTTATATCTCAAGATATTCATAATTCTGATATAATCAAGAATATGCTGCAAGGTCGTAATATTAGAAGATGGTACTACAATGAAAGTGATGAAAATTTAATTTTTATACCATGGCATTTCCCTTTACATGCAGACTCAAATATTAAAGGCGCATCAAGTGATGCAGAAAAGAGATTTTTAGAAGGCTATCCTTCATTATATGCTCATGTTTTAGGCTATAAGAGTAAACTTTGCGAAAGGAACAAAGATGAAACTGGCATAAGTTATGAGTGGTATGCATTACAAAGATGTGCAGCAAGTTATTATAATGAATTTGAAAAAACTGAAAAAATCATTTGGGGGTTAACTGCAGATAAATGGGCTTTTGCTTTTGATAATAAAAAGCATTATTTACCAAGCAATGGCTATATTTTGACATCCAAAGAAATTCCTATTAAATATATATTAGGAATACTTAATAGTAAATTGATGCGTCATTACTTCAGCTATATTGGAATAATGACTGCTGGAGGGGCATATACGTTAAAAGCTGCAACCATTGAGGCCTTGCCGTTTAAAACCTCTATAAATTATAAGCCCATAATAAACTTAGTAGATAACATACTTGCTCTTAAAAATTCAAATCCAGATAATGATACGTCTATTTTGGAATCGGAAATTGATAAATTAGTTTATAAGCTTTATGGTTTGACTGATGATGAAATTAAAATAATAGAAGGGAATAATCCCCTTCTATTATTCATCATCTGACAAACGAAATTCAATCTCATATTTCTTAATAAACTCGGTTTCTTCTTGTGTAAGGCTATAAAGTGGACATATAATGTCATCAATGCGATCAATGATTGCTTTTGATTTGCCAATTTTATATTCCTTAAATGTATTCACATTGTAGCTGGAAGAACCAGATGTCTGGCGTATATTAGCATTCAGCTCAATATCTGCTAAGTATTCATTATAGATAACATCTAATTGCTTAATAGTATCCGCAGATAATGGTGGTAATCTAAATTCAGAAATTTCATAATTCTTCCAATTGAGATTATCAGAATAAATTTGATAGAACCAAAAAGATAGGTTACTACTTAGTATACACCCAATAGCATTTGCGATAGATTTTTTGAAATAAATTGTACGTTCGGCAGAAGAACCATTACTGTAATTTGTTATAACTTTAAAATAGCGCCCTCCAGCAAATCTATAAATAATAGGAGAACCACTAATTTGCATAGATTCGGATAATCTCTTATTAGAAAATAATTTATCAAGAATATTTAGTTCAATTTGCTTACTAACTTTAGGAATTCTTCCAAACAATAAATACTTGCCAACTTCAATAAATTCAAGACTATCCACTAAAGAATGAAGGTTAAAATCTCGTCCTTTTCTATACATCTTTGTTGAATAAATTCTTTCACATTGATTTAGTGTCTTCCTAAAAGTAATTATTGAAGTATTAACAACTGCATTTTCAAATACAGGTTGTGGACGTACAGCATAAGATGAAACTTGAATATCATCACAGTTTGTCAATAGTAAACGATGTACACCAGACGAGGAATCACTTGATGTTAAGGAAATAGGTACAATCATCGCCAAGCATCCGTTCTTGCACAGCATATTATATGCCAACTCTATGAACATTGTGTAAGTATCAAGAGACCCTTTTTGAACATTTTTTATGCTTTGAGCTGTTGTGTATAGCTTTTTCAATATATTCTTTTCGAAAACTGACAATTTAGCGCCATACGGCGGGTTACCAATCACAATATCAAAGCCATTGCAACCTGACGGTCGATTGAATACATCACTAAAATAAGTATGCCAAAGGAAGAACTTATCATTTGGAATGGTAAGGTTATCTACAGCTGTAACCACCTTAGAATCATATCCTGCACATATTTTGATATGTTCTTTTACTGTATTCTCTATAGCCTGGCGAATCTGAGATTTTGATGAATGATTACTTTCACTAAAGTATTGCTCTAAATATATTTGAATGTTTTTCTTTGTATCAGCTTCATCAAAAATAAAAGAAACTTGTCCTCTATTTTTCTTTGCAATTTTAATTTGGTCATCAGCCAGTGTAGATAGGTCTAACCCCATAAAGCTTTCAAGCAATGAGTTTCCTTGCATGATTTTATAATCAAGGTTAGGCAATGAGTGTGGAGTTTCTTCATCAACAATTAGAGACAACCAGAATCGCAAACGAGCAATATCCACAGCACCACGTTCTATATCTACTCCATAAATATTCTGTTGAATGATATGGCGCTTTATTGATGCAGCATCATCAAATTTTTCTATAGCTCCACGGCAAAGGAATAGCTCTTTGAGTAGTCCCATAGGAAAAGCTCCAGAACCAATGGCTGGATCGCATATTTTTACATCTTTCAGCCTGTTATCTAATGACTTGGATAATTCTGAATCAGTACCTCCTAATAATTCAACATTATAAGTTTTGACAAATGATTCAATAGCCGTCTTTGTTTCTTCATTATCTACATCTGTTTGAAGATAAGCAATAAGAGATTGGCGACACATATACTGAACAATTTCTTTTGGTGTATAGAAAGCTCCTTTATCCTTGTTGTCCTCCAAAAGATTTTCAAAAATTCTTCCTAACATTTCTGGATCAACACCTAACTGTGCATCATTCGGATCATTCTCGTCTATAGTGAAGTTGTACTGATAAAAGAACTCGAACAAATCAGCGAAGTACTCTACGGGAAATCGTGTTTCTGGTTCGTCCAAATAGTCTCGTTCAAAAAGTCCACCATTCAGATAAGGAATCTTCACTACTGAGCCACAGTCTAGCTTCACATTAGTATCAAATAGAAAATCATCGCTGCTACGGTCTGTATCAAGAGCATCTGAGAATAATGGTTCCAATACTTTATCAAGAAAGTTTTCTTTTTGGTCTTCAGTACATTTTTCAAAAAGATGTTTCATAAAATTAGTATCACCCTGGCCCCATGGCTTATCTTGCGGAACGCCCATCCAGCCTTTCTTCTGCAAGAAATGAAGAAACACTATTCGTCCCAACAACTTCTTTACATAATCACGAATCGGTTTTTCCTCCCGGTCTTTTATCTTTTTAGCATCCATTTCTGTATGGTCAAATGATGTGTCTATAAAACTCTGACGTATACCATTTTCATCATTGCACATGTAATCAACAAAACGTAGATAATGCTGCTTGTACTTGCAAAAGAACTCTTTAGACAAAGCTTCCACATCAAAAGCAGCCTCAATGTCTTTCACTTCAATATCGCCATGTTTCTGTAATAATTTACAGAAATTTTCTGAAGCCGTTCGGCATGATTGATTTGGACCGAGCAGGAAGGTATATCTTTTGGAATCGGTTGTATCGTCATTACTACCTTTTTTACTGCAAAACGTAAAACGCCAATCCCAGTTCTTAGTGTCCTCATAGTGGAAAATCATGAACGCACTGGAATAGGTATTCATAATGCGACGAACCAATTGCTGAATAGCTACCCGGTTGCGAGCCATCTGGACATGGTTTGTAACCTTAATGTCGAAAATATCAATTGGATTAAATTCAACTTGTATTGTTCCTATAAGACAGATTGATTCTATACCAGTTGTTCTTGCAATAGTTTCCAACTCAGGATTCTCATCAAGTATAGATGTATAGAATCTATTTTCAAATGTTTCTTCTCCGAAAATGGGAAACACAACTTCCTGTAAAAATGAATCTCCACCTTGATAAGGCTGCTGAAAATATTCTTTAAATTCCATAATGAATGACTTGTCTTTAATTTATTTACTTATCGCTATATACGTTTGGGCTTTTCCATATCGGTGCTGTATATTAGTTACAATATTCTCTATTTCATGACGTAGAAAAACGTCAAAATCTTCTTGGGTAAATTCAAATAGTGTATTGCCGTTTTGATTTTTGAGTTCATCTAATGCTATGATTTTCTTGATGATGTCATAATTGCCCTTGTTTACAAATGTAAAGGCTTGAGCCAAAAGACTCCGAGACTCTTTTGACATGGCAATATTATCTTTCATCTTTGTGATAATCTCTTTTGCTTTAGTAGCTTTTTGTGAATTCTTGGCATGTATATTCATCTTAGATAAAGCCTGGTTTACTGCAAGCTCAGCTTTAGCTTTCCGTTGTTTCCAATCATCAGGAAGTGGTATAGCTTGTATGTTCTCTTCAGTTCGGAACGAATTGTACATGTCAATACCAGATATGATACTACACTTCAAATCAGCATCAACACGGACAAACAAACCCGAAATTTGAGAATTTCGAACCAAGAAGTAACTATTCCCATCTGTCGGTGCAATTGCTAATTCTAAACTATCTTCTTTTTTTGCAATCTGATCAAAACGTTCTGGATTGGCGTTCTTATATTCTTTCAGTTCATATATATACTTCTCCATTGGTGACTCTTCTCCATTTACTTGTTTATTTAGATCATAGTGTATAACCTCTTCATATTCAGTAAACACCTGACTATCCTCACCAAACAGAGTATGGAAAGATTGCAACTTTGTATAAGCTTTTTGTACAAGTTGAATTTGCGCATCGCCCTGAGAGCTTGGCATGAAGTTGTAAACGTATACATAAGGGGCAGTTGAACCAATACGATTAATACGACCGATACGCTGCATAAGACGAGTTGAATTCCATGGAGTGTCATAGTTGAGAATACAATTTGCGCGATGAAGATTAACACCTTCTGCAAGTACTTCTGTTGTAATAATTACTTGATAATCATCATGCCATTCTCCTTTATAATTGGCATCAAAGTTTTCGCTAATAAGTATTTCACTTTCATCTCGATTCTTTGCTGTTATAACAAGTGTTTTCAAACTATCATCAGTAGTCTCTATGGCTAGTTTAATAGCATTAACTGTGTCGATAGCTTCACTGAAGATTACAAGCTTTTGAGATGGGTTTCGCTGCTTGTCAAAAAGGGTATTTCGCAATTGAAGCTTAAATTCTTCGAGTTTAGGATCGTTACTGTAAGCATTCCAGCGTTTGCATAAAAATTCTATCAGGTGCAGATCCTGACGTAGTAAATCTATATAGTTGGGTGTAAAGTCTTCGCAAGAAAGTTCTTGATTACGTCCTTTTTCGTTTTTACCTTTCTCATTAAGTTTTGCAATTCTGATACGTATGTCATTTGCACATTCATTAAATGAACATAGCTTTCCTGTACGTTCGTAATTTTTCTCAGGATTGAGTTCTTCATTGATATTTATATCCGGGCAGACAAATATTGTATTGTGTTCCCACATATTAATCATGTTCTGTGTATAGCGGCGCAAATTCTCTAACGATGACTTGAAAGCAGAAAAGCTGCTTTCTATACGTTTAACCAGATTTATTTGCATAATCTTGGCTAACTGCTGAGAAAATCGGTCTGCATCAATATTCTTTCCCTTATATATAAGCTTAATCTCAGGGGATTTTAAGAATTCAATGGCACGATAACGATAATAACAAAGGAAGTTACTGTTATCAAAACGGAAGTCAAGAGAAGGAGCTATTAAATTCATTGTATCAGCAAAAAGTTTAGCCAATCCACTTTCCATCTTGTATTCCAAACTATGCGGTCCACTTATTTTGGGAAAAACAATACCTTGTTTTTTTATATCATCACTATAAAATCTTTGCACGTCAGTACGTGTTCTTCTGACTAAAATATCTTGCAGAACACAATCCCGAATTTCACCTGAAAGTTTATTGAGCTCTTTCCTTCGTTCTTCTGGAGTCAAAATTTCATTTGGATTATTCCCGTTATTAACCATTGAAGGCGATTTTATGATTTGGGCAAACCGTCTGTTAATGTTAGCAAAGAAGCCTTCCAAATTTCCACCATTAGCTTTCTTGAGTGTGCTATCTGCGTGATTTCTTTCAAAAAGATAAATCTGATTTTGTATATCTGACGGACGATTATTTTGTGGTGTCGCAGAAAGCAAACCAATATAAGGGTAAGCACCTATGGTAGTTCCTATTTGAGCTATTAAATCGTCCAAGGCCTTATACATTGAAGTTCTACTATTACGGAATTTATGACTTTCATCTATAATAATTAAACCATAATTTTTATATTCAATGTCTGATGAGAATTCTCCAGAATCAATGTCGTTAAGATCATCATCACTCATATCATCCACAAGCTTACCAATACTACCAGTTGTAATATAGTCAATTGCAGACTCCATTTTGTCCGTTTTACCTGCATCAAACTGTTTGATAGTCTTTTTCCATGCCGACTGAATAGCAGGAGGTGTAACAATAAGGACTTTACGCTCACGTCCATCATCATCAGGTAGAGTTAAGAAATGCTTGATTATTAGAACTCCAACGATTGTTTTACCTAAACCAACAACATCAGCAAGAATGAAGCCACCGTGCTCTTTCATAATGGAGAAGCACTGCTTTACAGCCTCTATCTGATAAGTAAAAGGGTCAAAACTTGGAGGTAAATAGCTTTCAATCAATTGCTGTTGGTTAAAATCTACAATATCGCCAAATTTATATTGGAGAAGTTTTATGTATAACTCATATGGGGTTAGTGGTGTATCTTCTATTGGTGGTTCTTCCGCTTTCTTAGTAACAGGCGCACCTTTCAGAATTTCTTCAAGAAAGGTTTTATTCCACGGCGCTGAAATATTCCATTTCTCGTCAAACCACGTTATATGTCCTTTGCTGTAAGAGATTTCACTTGGCTGAGCTGTAATTATCATTGAATTTGTTTCAAGATAGTTTAATTCAGAGTTGCCCTCCAATCCCTTTTGTGTAAAGTTACTACTGCCAATAATTCCTGCAGCGTACCCTGCTCCACTAAATATATAGCATTTCGCATGAAAAAACTGCGCATCACCTTCTTCATCTTTCCTGTATATTCGAATTTGCAATTTACTTTCAGCTTCATCCTTTTTACAAGTCTCTTGAAGTAAGCGTACTACATCAACATAGCAGTCAGTAACATCTAATGTTTGAATATCTCTTTTTATATAATCTTGTGGAAACTTAGCATCTTTGTGGATCGGATTTTTTAGTTGGTTTGAACGCACAATAGGGTCGCTTCCGATCAAAAGTTGTAAGGTTGCGTCATTTTTAGCTAGGAAACTCTTTAGCTCTTGATAGATTAACGCCGTACCTGGTATATCCCAATAACCTGTTGCAATCCTTATTGACTTGCAATTAGTATTGACTATGAATTCCTTTATAGTATTTACCAACGTTAATCGTTCGTTAGAATTATCAATAAGGGTGTTTGTTGTCATATTTGTATTTTAAGATTGAATATTTTATAGAAGAGCAATGTACTTGCCCTAATCTTTTAGGCAGCCTATTGGCTGTTTCTTTGCCTGCATTCTATCGGCTATTTTTTCCTTCTATTCTTTTATACCAAGTTGTAAATTTTGAATGTAAAAGTAATATAAAATAAAATCTATTCCGTAATTTGACTAAAAAAAATATCTTTTTTGACTAAAATTTATTTCGTAATTTGGCTAATTATCGCTAAACTAAGCTTTTAGGTGTTTATTCTCTACCTATTAGAGCTTATATGAGTCTGATAGTTTGCGGTATAAATTTATGTACTTTTTGTAAACTCCCGAAGTTGGCTGTTGTTTATTCCGTAATTTAACGCAATTGTCTTATCTGATTCGGCAGAATATTTTTCTGTAATTTGGCTGAAATCTAAATCCAAAAATTACTATAGAATCACTTGCTATAAGTTATTTAGCATGTAAAATATTGATTTTAGCTAAAATATTCTTTTAGTTAGTTGTTTTTTGATTAATTTGCATCATATATTGAGTAATGTTTATTTAATAACGAAATGGATATCGACTTTGAATCATATATTCGTGGTGTTGAGCCCGATAAGCAAGAAAAGGCTTCTGCATGGAAAACAGCCATTGGTCTGCAAGCTGTAGATGGCTTGAAGACGTCAGACTATCTAAAGGATACTGCACGCAAACATATTGAGGGCGATATTAGCATTGATGAAGTTAAAAAACTGATTAATGGATATTACCAATCGAAGGCTGTACGTACACTGGAAGATGAAGAAATGGAAGAGGCGGACAAGGTTTCTGCCAGCATTGCAAGAATATTGAATGAACAGTCGTTTGCTTTCTCTGTTTCCGGTTTCATTTCCATTCATCGTAGATTGTTTGAAGGTATCTTTAAATTTGCTGGAAAAATCCGTGATTACGATATTACGAAAAAGGAATGGGTACTTCGTAGTGACACCGTGCTATATGCTAATGCAGAAGACTTAAAAGAAGCCTTGGAATATGATTTGGAACAGGAAAAGAACTTTTCGTACAAAGGGCTTTTCATGGACGAAGTAGTCAATCACATTGCTAAGTTCGTCTCTGGCATCTGGCAAATCCATCCCTTTGGTGAAGGTAACACTCGCACCACGGCCGTTTTTACCATCAAGTATTTACGCAGCATTGGATTTGATGTGAACAATTATTTATTTGCCGACAATTCCTGGTATTTCCGAAATGCGCTGGTTCGTGCCAATTACCGAAATGTACGCAAGGGTATTGAGCCGGATATGAGTTTCTTGATCAGTTTTTTCCGAAACTTAATGATGGGTGAACAGAATGAGCTAGAGAATCGCTATATGGTAATTGATGCTTCCAAAGAATGGATTTCAGAACAACACCCTACAAGTACCCTACAAGTACCCTGCAAGTTTCCGACAAGTTCACCTGCTATTCTAAGTCTGATTAATACCTTAGGTGAACAGCAATTATCCATCAAAGAAATGCTGGCAGTTATGCACTTAAAGGATCGTGTGAATTTTATGGATAATTACTTGTCGCCTGCCATGAATGAAGGATTTGTTGTGATGTTATATCCCAACAATCCAAGACACCCTAGGCAAAAGTATTTGTTGACAGCAGAGGGATTAGCCATTTATAAAGTCAAACCATAACAATTCTGAATAATATGTTTTAGCTCTCTCTCTTCCCATGCAACAACAGATTAACAGCATCCTGTGGTGAGCCGGCTTTGACTACAGTTCCTGAGTTCACAAAGTAAATTTCATCAGCGTTTGCGATTGTATTCAATCGGTGAGCGATGATCACTTTTGTAGTGCTACTTGGTAATCGTAGCAGAATATCTTCAAGCAATTGTTCGCTTACAGTATCAATGTTTGCAGTGGCTTCATCTAAAATAAGCAGTTTGGGTTTGCGAAGCACAGCTCTCATAAAGGCTATGAGTTGCTTTTGTCCCAGACTTATATCCTCGCTGTTCAGATTAATAGTTGTTTGTAGTCCGTTATCAAACTTATCTATCAATTCGTGCAGACCGGCTTCTTCTATTTTCTGAATAGATCCTTTTTCTGATAATTGGCTAAATTCGTCATTACCATAGATAATATTGTCGAGTACTGTTCCTGAAAAGAGGAATGGATCTTGCAAGATGAATCCTATATTTCGGGCTCTTTCTTCCGATTTATAGCAACGTATATCTTTTCCTTCAAAGAAAACAGTTCCTTTTGATGGGTCGTAAAGTCGGGCTATCAGTGAAGCTGTGGTTGTTTTTCCTCCACCGGTAGGTCCCACAAATGCGTATGTTTTACCTGCTTCCAGATTGAAACTGATATGCTTTAGTACTTCATTACCATTAGGATATTTGAATGTAACGTCTTTGAATGATAGCAAATTGGACGGATCTTCAGTCTTTTTACACTCCATAACCGGAAGATTACTTTCCATGGAGAGTATATGAGAAATACGATCCCAGGCAGCAAGAGCTATCTGGAAACTTGTCCATAAAGTGGCTATACGTCTCAAAGGATCATAAAAGTAATTGATATAAGTTAGAAAAC is part of the uncultured Bacteroides sp. genome and encodes:
- a CDS encoding helicase-related protein, which encodes MTTNTLIDNSNERLTLVNTIKEFIVNTNCKSIRIATGYWDIPGTALIYQELKSFLAKNDATLQLLIGSDPIVRSNQLKNPIHKDAKFPQDYIKRDIQTLDVTDCYVDVVRLLQETCKKDEAESKLQIRIYRKDEEGDAQFFHAKCYIFSGAGYAAGIIGSSNFTQKGLEGNSELNYLETNSMIITAQPSEISYSKGHITWFDEKWNISAPWNKTFLEEILKGAPVTKKAEEPPIEDTPLTPYELYIKLLQYKFGDIVDFNQQQLIESYLPPSFDPFTYQIEAVKQCFSIMKEHGGFILADVVGLGKTIVGVLIIKHFLTLPDDDGRERKVLIVTPPAIQSAWKKTIKQFDAGKTDKMESAIDYITTGSIGKLVDDMSDDDLNDIDSGEFSSDIEYKNYGLIIIDESHKFRNSRTSMYKALDDLIAQIGTTIGAYPYIGLLSATPQNNRPSDIQNQIYLFERNHADSTLKKANGGNLEGFFANINRRFAQIIKSPSMVNNGNNPNEILTPEERRKELNKLSGEIRDCVLQDILVRRTRTDVQRFYSDDIKKQGIVFPKISGPHSLEYKMESGLAKLFADTMNLIAPSLDFRFDNSNFLCYYRYRAIEFLKSPEIKLIYKGKNIDADRFSQQLAKIMQINLVKRIESSFSAFKSSLENLRRYTQNMINMWEHNTIFVCPDININEELNPEKNYERTGKLCSFNECANDIRIRIAKLNEKGKNEKGRNQELSCEDFTPNYIDLLRQDLHLIEFLCKRWNAYSNDPKLEEFKLQLRNTLFDKQRNPSQKLVIFSEAIDTVNAIKLAIETTDDSLKTLVITAKNRDESEILISENFDANYKGEWHDDYQVIITTEVLAEGVNLHRANCILNYDTPWNSTRLMQRIGRINRIGSTAPYVYVYNFMPSSQGDAQIQLVQKAYTKLQSFHTLFGEDSQVFTEYEEVIHYDLNKQVNGEESPMEKYIYELKEYKNANPERFDQIAKKEDSLELAIAPTDGNSYFLVRNSQISGLFVRVDADLKCSIISGIDMYNSFRTEENIQAIPLPDDWKQRKAKAELAVNQALSKMNIHAKNSQKATKAKEIITKMKDNIAMSKESRSLLAQAFTFVNKGNYDIIKKIIALDELKNQNGNTLFEFTQEDFDVFLRHEIENIVTNIQHRYGKAQTYIAISK
- a CDS encoding N-6 DNA methylase, giving the protein MEFKEYFQQPYQGGDSFLQEVVFPIFGEETFENRFYTSILDENPELETIARTTGIESICLIGTIQVEFNPIDIFDIKVTNHVQMARNRVAIQQLVRRIMNTYSSAFMIFHYEDTKNWDWRFTFCSKKGSNDDTTDSKRYTFLLGPNQSCRTASENFCKLLQKHGDIEVKDIEAAFDVEALSKEFFCKYKQHYLRFVDYMCNDENGIRQSFIDTSFDHTEMDAKKIKDREEKPIRDYVKKLLGRIVFLHFLQKKGWMGVPQDKPWGQGDTNFMKHLFEKCTEDQKENFLDKVLEPLFSDALDTDRSSDDFLFDTNVKLDCGSVVKIPYLNGGLFERDYLDEPETRFPVEYFADLFEFFYQYNFTIDENDPNDAQLGVDPEMLGRIFENLLEDNKDKGAFYTPKEIVQYMCRQSLIAYLQTDVDNEETKTAIESFVKTYNVELLGGTDSELSKSLDNRLKDVKICDPAIGSGAFPMGLLKELFLCRGAIEKFDDAASIKRHIIQQNIYGVDIERGAVDIARLRFWLSLIVDEETPHSLPNLDYKIMQGNSLLESFMGLDLSTLADDQIKIAKKNRGQVSFIFDEADTKKNIQIYLEQYFSESNHSSKSQIRQAIENTVKEHIKICAGYDSKVVTAVDNLTIPNDKFFLWHTYFSDVFNRPSGCNGFDIVIGNPPYGAKLSVFEKNILKKLYTTAQSIKNVQKGSLDTYTMFIELAYNMLCKNGCLAMIVPISLTSSDSSSGVHRLLLTNCDDIQVSSYAVRPQPVFENAVVNTSIITFRKTLNQCERIYSTKMYRKGRDFNLHSLVDSLEFIEVGKYLLFGRIPKVSKQIELNILDKLFSNKRLSESMQISGSPIIYRFAGGRYFKVITNYSNGSSAERTIYFKKSIANAIGCILSSNLSFWFYQIYSDNLNWKNYEISEFRLPPLSADTIKQLDVIYNEYLADIELNANIRQTSGSSSYNVNTFKEYKIGKSKAIIDRIDDIICPLYSLTQEETEFIKKYEIEFRLSDDE
- a CDS encoding ABC transporter ATP-binding protein; amino-acid sequence: MNYKLSQTEEQKSITKLNYKKFWELLKDEKRSLIICTINILINAVLNMIAPFLIGIAVNQYMQTKQYNGVLTIACYLLLIYLGVLATGAVQGKVMGGVGQRMLFKIRNLLFWKLQELPVDFFYQNKSGDLISRINNDTDKLNLFFSQSLIQFMNSVFFIAGAATALLCINFKLGATALAPAIVLWGFTKASSRWVKKKNEKSMKTMGDLSAEVQENLTNFKVIIAFNRRDYFKQKFDESNEKNYQASVKAGLANNVFLPIYSFCSNVGQFIVLAFGIYLIMQGSFTVGFLISFLTYINYFYDPLRRIATLWTSFQIALAAWDRISHILSMESNLPVMECKKTEDPSNLLSFKDVTFKYPNGNEVLKHISFNLEAGKTYAFVGPTGGGKTTTASLIARLYDPSKGTVFFEGKDIRCYKSEERARNIGFILQDPFLFSGTVLDNIIYGNDEFSQLSEKGSIQKIEEAGLHELIDKFDNGLQTTINLNSEDISLGQKQLIAFMRAVLRKPKLLILDEATANIDTVSEQLLEDILLRLPSSTTKVIIAHRLNTIANADEIYFVNSGTVVKAGSPQDAVNLLLHGKRES
- a CDS encoding Fic family protein, yielding MDIDFESYIRGVEPDKQEKASAWKTAIGLQAVDGLKTSDYLKDTARKHIEGDISIDEVKKLINGYYQSKAVRTLEDEEMEEADKVSASIARILNEQSFAFSVSGFISIHRRLFEGIFKFAGKIRDYDITKKEWVLRSDTVLYANAEDLKEALEYDLEQEKNFSYKGLFMDEVVNHIAKFVSGIWQIHPFGEGNTRTTAVFTIKYLRSIGFDVNNYLFADNSWYFRNALVRANYRNVRKGIEPDMSFLISFFRNLMMGEQNELENRYMVIDASKEWISEQHPTSTLQVPCKFPTSSPAILSLINTLGEQQLSIKEMLAVMHLKDRVNFMDNYLSPAMNEGFVVMLYPNNPRHPRQKYLLTAEGLAIYKVKP
- a CDS encoding master DNA invertase Mpi family serine-type recombinase; its protein translation is MIYGYIRVSSDKQTVENQRFEINNFCEHNKLKIDGWIEETISGTKAYKKRELGKLLNKVQKDDLIICAELSRLGRNLFMIMEILNICMTNECRVWTIKDNYRLGDDIQSKVLAFAFGLSAEIERNLISQRTKEALARKKYEGVVLGRVKGSKNSKNKLTGKEDKIERWLHKGFSKAKIARRLHVDPSTIFRYLKQRNTINANN
- a CDS encoding TaqI-like C-terminal specificity domain-containing protein; the encoded protein is MIGNPPYVEAKKLKYIASTLKQRYNIYSGTADLSIYFLELAFNLLSLKGLVYYITTNKFFNTQYGQKVRQLLSIKQIHTILNFEQVEVFEDILVSSVILGVQNIQTMLDNMLTYERFYKLKYSEFKVDFSSRLNNLGCYPQKYLDSEEWSFADISGLLLRNHIRKDSQLLSNIEGIEIYRGVTTGYNPAFIISNNQKDELISQDIHNSDIIKNMLQGRNIRRWYYNESDENLIFIPWHFPLHADSNIKGASSDAEKRFLEGYPSLYAHVLGYKSKLCERNKDETGISYEWYALQRCAASYYNEFEKTEKIIWGLTADKWAFAFDNKKHYLPSNGYILTSKEIPIKYILGILNSKLMRHYFSYIGIMTAGGAYTLKAATIEALPFKTSINYKPIINLVDNILALKNSNPDNDTSILESEIDKLVYKLYGLTDDEIKIIEGNNPLLLFII